A region of Argentina anserina chromosome 5, drPotAnse1.1, whole genome shotgun sequence DNA encodes the following proteins:
- the LOC126794040 gene encoding uncharacterized protein LOC126794040, whose protein sequence is MFSRIPEMGKAKKGPKFAVMKKVITKKAIKNYKEEVLNPKKKDISKEKLPRNVPNVSSALFFKYNTALGPPYWVLVDTNFINFSIQDKLNLEKGMMDCLYAKCTPCITDCVMAELEKLGQKYHVALR, encoded by the exons ATGTTTTCCAGAATTCCAG AGATGGGGAAGGCAAAGAAAGGCCCCAAATTCGCAGTCATGAAGAAAGTGATCACCAAAAAAGCAATCAAAAA CTATAAAGAGGAGGTCTTGAATCCAAAGAAGAAGGATATCAGCAAAGAAAAACTGCCCAGAAATGT GCCAAATGTTTCTTCTGCTCTGTTCTTCAAGTACAACACTGCATTAGGGCCGCCTTACTGGGTTTTGGTGGATACCAACTTCATCAATTTCTCTATCCAGGATAAG TTGAATTTGGAGAAAGGAATGATGGACTGCCTATATGCAAAAT GCACTCCATGCATCACAGATTGTGTAATGGCAGAACTTGAGAAGTTGGGTCAGAAATATCATGTGGCTCTGAGGTAG
- the LOC126794036 gene encoding protein SENSITIVITY TO RED LIGHT REDUCED 1 yields the protein MAASAKTHVSQDALNGEWTVVSSRRRRQRRNPPVLKNLVEKQQQQKNWAPTDIEINFDRESKLMQKIQICMKKLELSQFFLKLLDQMQTDEMMNCFHRVLSSELKMKMVMYGIGSIESYESPRLQLSLAILLKRRFNWIGDIEVFDPILSSTESRVLEALGCSMLSINEQGRRVAQKPTIFFMPHCEAELYDNLLQTNWGMKQLNCIVLFGNSFQTYEQHLLEFKNSAIIHSTKYVLAARKFTNEFSIETVSDDYFGAFHDSSWQFFSPDLESELQLNNC from the coding sequence ATGGCAGCTTCCGCAAAGACTCATGTTTCTCAAGATGCATTAAATGGAGAGTGGACAGTTGTTTCATCTCGTCGTCGAAGGCAAAGAAGAAATCCTCCCGTACTGAAAAATCTTGTAGAGAAACAGCAACAACAGAAAAATTGGGCTCCAACTGATATTGAAATCAATTTTGATCGAGAATCAAAATTGATGCAGAAGATACAGATCTGTATGAAGAAATTGGAGCTTTCTCAATTCTTTCTTAAGCTGCTGGATCAAATGCAAACTGACGAGATGATGAATTGCTTCCATAGGGTTTTAAGTTCTGAGTTAAAGATGAAGATGGTAATGTACGGAATAGGCAGCATTGAATCTTATGAATCCCCTCGATTGCAGCTGAGCCTTGCCATCTTGCTGAAGAGAAGGTTCAATTGGATTGGAGACATAGAGGTGTTCGACCCTATTCTTTCTTCCACAGAATCTCGGGTTTTGGAAGCTCTTGGTTGCTCCATGTTATCTATTAATGAGCAAGGTCGGCGTGTGGCTCAAAAACCAACAATTTTTTTCATGCCACATTGTGAGGCGGAGTTGTATGATAATCTTTTACAAACAAATTGGGGAATGAAGCAGTTGAATTGTATAGTATTGTTTGGGAATAGCTTTCAGACATATGAGCAGCATCTGTTAGAGTTCAAGAACTCGGCTATTATTCACTCCACCAAGTATGTCCTGGCTGCTCGAAAATTCACCAATGAGTTTAGTATTGAGACAGTTTCAGATGATTATTTTGGTGCTTTTCATGATTCAAGTTGGCAATTTTTCAGCCCTGACCTTGAATCAGAGCTGCAGCTGAACAATTGCTAA